In Oncorhynchus kisutch isolate 150728-3 linkage group LG7, Okis_V2, whole genome shotgun sequence, one DNA window encodes the following:
- the LOC109893961 gene encoding homeobox protein Nkx-2.2a-like: MSLTNTKTGFSVKDILDLPDTNDEEGSITGPEEDNEGSETTKPTGVLVQSPLENVQNLPIKNRFYDSSDNPYTRWLATTDTLQYSLHGLSASSQDSAKSPEPSADESPDNDKETSSNGSDSGKKRKRRVLFSKAQTYELERRFRQQRYLSAPEREHLASLIRLTPTQVKIWFQNHRYKMKRARAEKGMEVTHLPSPRRVAVPVLVRDGKPCHTLKAQDLAATFQAGFPLSAYSAQTLHQMQYNAQYCAATTPQFPSAHHLVQTQQWTW; encoded by the exons ATGTCGTTGACCAACACAAAGACCGGCTTTTCTGTGAAGGACATTTTGGACCTCCCTGACACGAATGATGAAGAAGGATCTATCACTGGACCGGAGGAAGATAACGAGGGATCGGAGACGACAAAACCCACTGGAGTTTTGGTACAAAGTCCGCTAGAAAACGTTCAAAATCTGCCTATAAAGAACCGCTTTTATGATAGTAGTGACAATCCGTACACAAGATGGCTTGCCACCACAGACACTCTCCAATATTCAC TGCATGGTCTTTCAGCAAGTTCTCAAGACTCAGCCAAGTCCCCAGAACCCTCTGCGGACGAATCGCCAGACAATGACAAGGAAACGTCAAGCAACGGCAGCGACTCCGGTAAGAAGCGAAAAAGAAGAGTGCTGTTTTCCAAGGCACAGACGTACGAACTTGAGCGTCGGTTTAGGCAACAGAGATACCTATCCGCGCCAGAGAGAGAACACCTCGCGAGTTTGATTCGCCTGACACCAACTCAAGTGAAAATTTGGTTCCAGAATCATCGGTACAAAATGAAGAGAGCGCGCGCTGAAAAAGGTATGGAAGtgacccatctcccctctccccggCGGGTGGCCGTACCTGTCTTAGTCAGGGATGGAAAGCCTTGTCATACTCTTAAAGCTCAGGACTTGGCGGCCACTTTTCAGGCTGGATTCCCCCTCTCGGCGTATAGCGCCCAGACCCTTCATCAAATGCAATATAATGCTCAGTACTGCGCCGCCACCACGCCACAATTCCCTTCAGCACATCACTTGGTGCAAACGCAACAGTGGACTTGGTGA